In the Telopea speciosissima isolate NSW1024214 ecotype Mountain lineage chromosome 2, Tspe_v1, whole genome shotgun sequence genome, one interval contains:
- the LOC122650391 gene encoding LOW QUALITY PROTEIN: seed biotin-containing protein SBP65-like (The sequence of the model RefSeq protein was modified relative to this genomic sequence to represent the inferred CDS: deleted 1 base in 1 codon) — MASEKIEKIDDSREIPVEKERVPKMTMHFESLAGKAKGTEAPGAHDERRVHAKIAEERAKTESDTDVRSNKETPSLSQEEIGKYRATAQQKSVEAIRNVEERKAKAKESSAAAQYAEEKGGAAKDTALEKGQQAYEYTAEKGQKGASATKDTLAGAGKNALNYTVLEAEKTKDVVVKGSEATLHYAGEKAAGAKHTAVNVAKSAASYAGETAVAAKDVTLEGGKKVAASAAQKATVVGLTAAEAAAAAGHKVAEHSAEKMASAKKAAEAKRQDWTEYTEEKQREGRDWGTGLRHRGVTQKAHEEQGGTESVGELLGAVGETVAEIAQRAKEMVIGGPPQQRE, encoded by the exons ATGGCTTCAGAGAAAATTGAAAAGATTGACGACTCCAGAGAAATTCCCgtcgagaaagagagagttccTAAGATGACCATGCACTTCGAATCCCTTGCTGGGAAAGCCAAAGGCACTGAGGCTCCCGGCGCCCATGATGAACGACGAGTCCACGCCAAGATAGCAGAAGAAAGAGCCAAGACTGAAAGTGACACAGATGTTCGATCCAATAAAGAAACACCGTCACTGTCGCAGGAGGAGATCGGGAAGTACAGAGCAACAGCACAACAGAAATCCGTGGAAGCAATCAGGAACGTGGAGGAACGGAAAGCAAAAGCGAAGGAATCCAGTGCTGCGGCT CAGTATGCAGAGGAGAAGGGCGGAGCTGCAAAGGACACTGCCCTCGAAAAGGGTCAGCAGGCCTACGAATACACCGCTGAGAAGGGTCAGAAGGGTGCTTCGGCCACAAAAGATACCCTCGCGGGCGCTGGAAAGAATGCCCTTAACTACACGGtgcttgaggccgagaagactAAGGATGTTGTAGTTAAGGGCAGCGAGGCTACGTTACATTACGCTGGGGAGAAAGCTGCAGGGGCTAAACACACTGCTGTAAATGTGGCTAAGAGTGCTGCAAGCTACGCTGGTGAGACAGCAGTGGCAGCCAAGGACGTCACCTTGGAAGGTGGTAAAAAAGTGGCCGCTTCTGCAGCGCAGAAGGCCACTGTGGTTGGTTTGACT GCAGCAGAGGCTGCTGCAGCCGCTGGTCATAAGGTAGCAGAGCACTCGGCAGAGAAGATGGCATCCGCTAAGAAAGCAGCCGAGGCAAAACGTCAAGACTGGACAGAGTATacagaagagaaacagagaga AGGCAGAGACTGGGGAACCGGGTTAAGGCACAGGGGT GTAACCCAGAAGGCACATGAGGAACAAGGAGGGACAGAAAGTGTAGGAGAGCTATTAGGAGCTGTGGGCGAAACCGTAGCTGAAATCGCACAGCGCGCTAAAGAAATGGTTATAGGCGGACCGCCTCAACAAAGAGAATAG
- the LOC122650390 gene encoding protein trichome birefringence-like 39 yields the protein MGCRFQALLPLLFLSLQLLLFLQRGRAEEAPSNNGSSSDARMLASSCNLFEGSWVFDASYPLYNSFSCPFIDPGFNCQKYGRPDKMYLKYKWKPSGCDLPRFNGLEFLMRWRGKKIMFVGDSLSVNQWESLNCLIHASVPNARTTVVRREPLSSVTFKDYGVTVLLYRTPYLVDLVREKVGLVLKIDSIQNGNSWKGMDMLIFNSWHWWTHTGRSQPWNYIQEGNKLYKDMDRLIAFYKGLTTWARWVNLNVDPTKTKVFFQGISPTHYQGKDWNEPSKSCYREMKPLSGSMYPGGIPAGAIVVNKVLSRIKKPVYLLDVTRLSQLRKDAHPSTYSGGHSNLDCSHWCLPGLPDTWNQLLYAALHL from the exons ATGGGTTGTCGATTCCAGGCTTTGCTACCcttactcttcctttcccttcagCTTCTTTTGTTCCTACAACGAGGGAGAGCAGAGGAAGCACCGTCTAACAATGGAAGCAGTTCAGATGCTCGAATGCTTGCGAGCAGCTGCAATTTGTTTGAAGGGAGTTGGGTGTTTGATGCTTCTTATCCTCTGTACAACTCTTTTAGTTGTCCCTTCATAGATCCAGGGTTCAATTGCCAAAAGTATGGCAGACCCGATAAGATGTACCTCAAATACAAGTGGAAACCCAGTGGATGTGACCTGCCAAG GTTTAATGGATTGGAATTCCTGATGAGATggagagggaagaaaataatGTTTGTGGGTGATTCACTGAGCGTCAACCAGTGGGAATCGTTAAACTGCTTGATTCATGCGTCTGTGCCCAACGCCAGGACCACTGTGGTGAGGAGGGAGCCTCTTTCTTCAGTAACATTCAAG GACTACGGGGTTACGGTTCTACTGTACCGGACGCCATACCTTGTGGATCTCGTTCGTGAAAAGGTGGGGTTGGTTCTAAAGATTGACTCCATCCAGAATGGGAACTCATGGAAGGGCATGGACATGCTGATCTTCAACTCCTGGCACTGGTGGACCCATACAGGAAGATCCCAACC GTGGAACTACATACAAGAGGGCAACAAATTGTACAAAGATATGGACCGTCTGATTGCATTCTACAAAGGACTGACGACGTGGGCCAGATGGGTGAACCTtaatgtggaccccaccaaaaCCAAGGTCTTTTTCCAGGGAATCTCTCCCACCCATTACCA GGGAAAGGATTGGAATGAACCATCAAAGAGTTGCTATAGAGAGATGAAACCACTGTCAGGGTCGATGTACCCGGGGGGTATACCTGCGGGGGCGATTGTGGTGAACAAAGTGCTGAGCAGGATAAAGAAGCCTGTGTATCTGCTGGACGTAACAAGGCTATCACAGCTAAGAAAAGACGCACACCCCTCCACTTACAGTGGTGGGCACAGTAACCTTGACTGTAGCCACTGGTGCCTCCCTGGACTTCCCGATACTTGGAATCAGCTCCTCTATGCCGCTCTCCACCTTTGA